From the Penaeus chinensis breed Huanghai No. 1 chromosome 28, ASM1920278v2, whole genome shotgun sequence genome, one window contains:
- the LOC125039995 gene encoding glutamic acid-rich protein-like, which yields MLLLLPVALLRLRKRRRERKGVFHPEEDQHYVTLRSGSRPMPPHDKRGLHLLDRQRGKLDDPEEDEEHVYCYMDMEMLRKQLERDRRAAAQAQQQERDPDAVSVCSHDSRNSLYDELKAIEARHNREGKGEYEYEEEDKGEEEDRDVEEEEDKDEEEDRYVEEEEGEDFLYP from the exons ATGCTTCTGCTCCTCCCGGTGGCCCTCCTTCGCCTTCGGAAgcgcaggagggagaggaagggcgtgtTCCATCCCGAGGAGGATCAGCACTACGTCACCCTCCGCTCCGGCAGTCGCCCGATGCCTCCCCACGACAAGAGGGGTCTTCACCTCCTCGACCGCCAGAGAGGTAAATTGGACGACCCCGAAGAGGACGAAGAGCATGTGTACTGCTACATGGACATGGAAATGTTAAGGAAGCAGTTAGAGAGGGACAGGCGGGCGGCGGCACAGGCACAGCAGCAGGAGAGGGACCCAGACGCAGTGAGTGTGTGCAGCCACGACTCCAGGAATTCCTTGTACGATGAACTGAAGGCCATAGAGGCAAGGCATAacagggagggtaaaggagagtatgagtatgaggaagaagacaagggtgaggaggaggatagggatgtggaagaggaagaagacaaggatgaggaggaggataggtatgtggaagaggaggaaggagaag ATTTTCTGTATCCATGA